TGCTGATGCCCGACTGCGACCTGGACAACGCCGTCAGCGCCCTGATGGGCGCGGCCTACGGCTCCTGCGGCGAGCGCTGCATGGCCATCTCCGTAGCTGTCTGCGTGGGCGACCAGATCGCCGATGCGCTGGTCGAGAAGATCGTTCCGCAGATCAAGGCCCTGAAGATCGGTGCCGGCACCAACTGCGGCCTCGACATGGGCCCGCTGGTTACCGGCGCGGCGCAGGCCAAGGTCACCGGCTACATCGACGCCGGCGTCGAGCAAGGCGCGCAGCTGCTGGTCGACGGCCGCAACTTCAAGGTTGCCGGTCACGAGAACGGCTTCTTCATCGGCGGCACCCTGTTCGACAAGGTGACCCCGGACATGACCATCTACCAGGAAGAAATCTTCGGCCCGGTGCTTTGCATCGTGCGCGTGAACAGCCTGGAAGAAGCCATGCAGCTGATCAACGACCACGAATACGGCAACGGCACCTGCATCTTCACCCGCGACGGTGAAGCGGCCCGCCTGTTCTGCGACGAGATCGAAGTCGGCATGGTCGGCGTCAACGTCCCGCTGCCGGTACCGGTGGCCTACCACAGCTTCGGCGGCTGGAAGCGTTCGCTGTTCGGCGACCTCCACGCTTACGGCCCGGACGGCGTGCGCTTCTACACCAAGCGCAAGGCCATCACTCAGCGTTGGCCGCAGCGCAAGTCGCACGAAGCCGCGCAGTTCGCCTTCCCCAGCAACGGCTGAGGCTGACGAAAAAGGCATGGTCGCTACCGACCATGCCTTTTTTCTTTCCGCATCCTGATACCGCACACACGGCGATCCGTGCATCGCCGGGGGCCCTGGTCGCGCCCACGACAAGCAAGCGACCAACCACTGTAGGCATCGAGCGCCGGCCCGCCGGCACCCCGAACGTAATGGACGCAACACCCTGCAACGTGGAGACAACAATAATGATCAAGATCCTCAAGCGCACCTCCCTGGCGATCGCTCTCGCCGCCACCAGCCAGTCGTTCGCTGGCGACCTCACCGTCGTGTCCTTTGGCGGCGCCAACAAGGACGCCCAGGTCAAGGCTTTCTACAAGCCCTGGCAGCAGAACAGCGGCAACCGCCTGGTGTCCGGCGAATACAACGGTGAAATGGCCAAGATCAAAGCGATGGTCGCCACCGGCAGCGTCGCCTGGAACGTCGTCGAAGTGGAAGGCGCCGAACTGGCCCGTGGCTGCGACGAGGGCATGTTCGAAGAGCTCGACCCGGCGCAGATCGGCCTCAAGCAGGAAGACTTCGTGCCTGGTGCGATCCAGCCTTGCGGCATCGGTTTCCTGGTCTACTCCACGGTGCTCGCCTACAACCGCAACAAACTCGCCAGCGCGCCGACCAGCTGGAGCGATTTCTGGGACGTCGAGAAATTCCCCGGCAAGCGCGGCCTGCGCAAGCTGGCCAAGTCCACCCTGGAGTTCGCCCTGCTCGCCGACGGCGTGAAGCCCGCCGAGGTCTACCAGGTGCTCGCCACCCCGCAGGGGCAGGACCGCGCCTTCGCCAAGCTCGACCAGATCAAACCCCACATCCAGTGGTGGGAGGCCGGTGCCCAGCCGCCGCAATTCCTCGCCGCCGGCGACGTGGTCATGAGCTCGGTCTACAACGGCCGCCTCTCCGCCCAGCAGCGCCAGCAGTACGGCCTGGACATCGTGTGGAACGGCGGCATCTATGAGTTCGACTCCTGGGCCATCCCCAAGGGCGCGCCACAGCAGGACATGACCCGCCAGTTCATCGGCTACACCCTCGCACCCGAGCAGCAGAAGAGCTTCTCCCAGCACATCGACTACGGCGCCGCCAACCTCAAGGGGATGGAGCTGCTGGACGCCCAGCGCGTGGCTGAACTCCCCACCGCGCCACAGAACATCGAGCAGCAGATTCCGGTGGATGTGACCTTCTGGACCGATCATGGCGAGCAACTGGAGCAGCGCTTCAACGCCTGGGCGGCGCGGTAAGGTCATAGGGCCGTCAGGCCTTCCCAGGCAGGACCTGGGGTGAATGAAAAGGCCGGTCGAATGACCGGCCTTTTCATTCTTGGATCAGGTGATGGGGGGAGCGAAGCGATACCCATGCTGCTCAATGCCTGGGTTCTATCATCCGCGGCACGCGCCATCAGCCGCTGCACTTACGCCGCAGGATGAATACCTGTAGGAGCGAGCTTGCTCGCGAACCACCCAACACCGATGCGGCCGGGTAATTCTGTTCGCGAGCAAGCTCGCTCCTACGAAAAGCAGCTGGCCCGCAGTCCGTAGCGGTACCCATGCTGCTCAATGCCTGGGTTCTATCATCCGCGGCACGCAGCCATCAGCCGCTGCACTTACGCCGCAGGATGAATACCTGTAGGAGCGAGCTTGCTCGCGAACCATCCAACACCGATGCGGCCGGGTAATTCTGTTCGCGAGCAAGCTCGCGCCTGCGAAAAGCAGCTGGCCCGCAGTCCGTAGCGGTACCCATGCTGCTCAATGCCTGGGCTCTATCATCCGCGACACGCGCCATCAGCCGCTGCACTTACGCCGCAGGATGGACACTGTAGGAGCGAGCTTGCTCGCGAACCGCCCAACACCGATGCGGCCGGGTAATTCTGTTCGCGAGCAAGCTCGCGCCTACGAAAAGCAGCTGGCCCGCCGCGATGGGTATCGCTTCGCCCCACACCATCCTGCGAAGAGCTGCCCAACCGAAGTCTCAGGCGTGCGCCGAGTTCGTCCCGCCACAAGAGCATCGCGGACGGAGTCCGCTCCTGCGGGGGTTCATCGCCTGGCGTACAGGCGAGTTCCTTCCGTGGTCAGCCGAAGTGCTTCTTCAGGTAGATCCGCTGGTGCCCCGGCGGACAGTCTTCCAGCACGCCCATGCGTTCGAACCCCTGTTTCTCGTAGAAGCCCGGCGCCTGGAAGCTGTAGGTGTAGAGGAACAGGCCGACGCAGCCGCGGCGGCGGGCTTCGTCTTCGGCGAGGGCGATGAGCTGGCTGCCCAGGCCGCTGCCGCGCTGGTCGTTCGGCAGCCAGAGATAGTCGATATAGAGCCAGCCCATGCCGGATTGGCCGAACATGCCGCCGACCACCTCGTCTTGTTTGTCGCGGGCGTAGAGTTCGAAGTCGTCGTAGGTGTTGCTGCGGCCCATCTGTTCGAAGTTGTAGGCGAGCAGCCCCTGGATGACCACGTGGCGTGCGTGCGGGTCGACGCCGAGGGTGAAGTTGAAGGTGGATTGCATGGGGCGCTCCGGATTGGCGAAAGCGCCAGTCTAGGGAGCTGGCGGCGGGTTGGGTAGGGAGGAGGGGGCAAAGGCGGGTCCGCTCCTGCAAGGGGCTTTCTGCGCACTTCGGTCCGCGATTGCGTCGGAAGAGGGGCGCTCGGGCCGTTCGCTAGGGCGGTGTCGCGGACGGACAGGCAGCGGTAGGCGCCGTTGCCGGGGCCGTATATCCAGCTCTCCAGCGGCGGATTGCCGGGGGCGAACTTGTCGTCCGGCTTCCGCTCAGCCCTGCGAGAACGCGCACTTGTCGCGCCCGCTGCGCTTGGCATCCAGCAGGGCGGCGTCGGCGCGGCTGACGGTCTGCGAGTAGCTTTCACCGGGCTGGTGTTCGGCCACGCCGAAGCTGGCGGTGACGGACAGGGCGTCGGTACCCACGCGTACGGCGAGGCAGCGGATGTCGTTGCGCACGCGTTCGATGATGGCGGCGGCGTCGGCCAGGCGGGTTTCCGGGAGGAGGAGGAGGAACTCCTCGCCGCCCCAGCGCCCGCAGAGGTCGTACTGGCGCAGCGCGGCCTGTATGGCGCGGCCGATTTCCACCAGCACGCGGTCGCCGATGTCGTGGCCCCAGATGTCGTTGACCTGCTTGAAGTGGTCCACGTCGAGCATGGCCAGGACGTAGGTGTCGTGGTGGCGCTGGGCGCGTTCGCTTTCCTCGCGCAGGCGCTCCATCAGCAGGCGGCGGTTGGCGATACCGGTGAGCGGGTCGTGGGTGGCGGCTTCGCGCAGGGCGACGTTGAGGTCGCGCATCATGTCCTGGTAGCGGTCGGAGATGCGCGCGACCTTTTCCAGTTGGCGCAGCTGCTTGTGGTAGCGCTCGGACAGCGTGGAGTTCTGCGCCCGGGCCATGGACTGGAAGCCGTCGGAAATCCGTGCGATGCGTTCCAGGCGCGCGAGCTGGTCGAGCGATTGCTGGTGCTTGAGGTACAGCGCCTCGCGCAGGGGGTGCCCCTCGTATTGGGGGTCGGCCAGCAGTTCGTCGATCAGCAGGTCCAGCTCGCGCTCGCTTGTCATGGCTCTTACTCGTCGTAGGCTTGGATGACGAACGGGAAGGTACAGTCCTCGCGGAACTCCTCGGCCAGCTCGGCGACGCGCTCGTTGCGTCGGTCGTAGTGCCAGGCGACGGCGGCGGCGCGGCCTTCGCGGTGGGCCTCTTCGAGCAGGTCGAAGATATCCATCATGGCCTTGATGGAGCTGGTGTTGAGGTATAGCAGGCGCAGGTCGAGCGTGAGCGGGCGTTGTTCCCCGGCGAGGAAGCGCTCGACCCATTCGATCACCTGGCCGAACAGTTCATAGGAGTTTTCCGGGTAGGAGTCGCCTTGCATCGTGAGGGTGCCGGCCTGCCAGTCGCCGTGGATCGATGGGGTGGACTGGGTTCCTGCGATGTTGAGGTTGGTCATGGCTGGGTGTCCCTGGATTCGCGTGTTCAGATCACGGCGCGCAGGCTGAAGAAGGCGCGGCCGTCGGGTTGTTCGGTGAGGGAAGTCTTGAGCGGCGCGTTGGATTTGCGGGCGATGTCCAAGAGGCCCAGGCCGGCGCCGGTGGTGGCTTCGGCATCGCGCGGGCGGCGCAGCTGTTCCTTGTAGGCGGCCTTGAGCTGGACCTTGTCCAGGTCGGCGATGCTCTCGATGCTGCGCACCAGGCTGCGGCCGTCTTCCAGTTCCACCAGGTTGCCGGCGGAAACCACGTAGTGGCCTTCCTCGTCGCGGGCGATGGCGACGGTGGCCGAGGCATCCTGTTCGCCGTAGCCGCGCAGGGAGGCGTAATGGCGGATGTTCTGGGGCATTTCGATGTAGACCGCGAACACGTCCATCGCTTCGCTGGGATGCGCCTGCTCGGCCTGCAGGTAGTTGCGCAGGGCATGGCCGATTTCTTCGATCAGGCTGCGCGAGATGGGCCCGTTGAAGCAGAGCAGTATGCGTTGCCGGGTGTAGCTCTCGCGCATGGCCAACAGATCTAGCGATTCCATGGAATACCCCTAGTCGAATCGGAAGGAGAGGATGGTGATGTCGTCGCGCTGCGGACGCTCGCCCTGATACCGGGCGAGGGTAGCGGCGAATACGTCCGCCTGCTCGGCCAGTGGTCGGCACGCGTGGCTGCGCAGCATGTCGGCGAAGCGGCTGTTGCCGAAGCCGAAGCCGTGTTCGCCGCCGGCCTGGTCGAGGAAGCCGTCGGTGCACAGGTAGTAGGTCCAACCGGCCTGCATCGGGACTTCCACATCCTGATAGTCACCCTGGCGCTTGTCGCCGATGGCGCGGCGCGCGCCCTTGTGCTCGCGCACGTCGGTGCCGTCGCTGGCGAACAGGGAAATCTTCGCTCCGGAGAAATGCAGCCGCTTGCGCTGGTGGTCGACGCGCACCAGGCCGGCGTCCATGTTGGTGGCCAGGGAGTGGGTGAACTCCTCCTGGCTGAGCATGCCGCGCATGACGTGGTCGGTTTCGCGCAGGATGGCCGCCGGGTCGTGGCTCTGCACGCTGTCGATGGCGTGGTCGATGGCGGCCAGGGCGAGCATGGTCATCAGCGCGCCGGGGACGCCGTGACCGGCGCAGTCGACTACGCCGATCAGGCTGTCGTGGGGGCCTTCGCGGTAGATGTAGAAGTCGCCGCCGACCACGTCGCGCGGTTTCCACAGGACGAAGTGGTGCTCGCCCAGGGACTTCTGCAACTGGCGGTCGGGGAGGATGGCGCGCTGGATCAGGCTGGCGTAGTCGATGGAGTCGCCGATCTTCTTCTGCGCGGCGGCCATTTCGCGGTTGGCCGCTTCCAGCGCCTGGGTGCGCTGCTGCACCTTGTCTTCCAGTTCCTCGGTATGCCGGCGGACCTGGTCGGCCATGCTGGCGAAGGCGGACGACAGCTCGCCGATCTCGTCCGGGCGGGTGCGCGGCAACGGGCTGTCGTACTGGCCGGCGGCAATCGCCTTGGCCGATTGCTTGAGGCCGCGCAGCGGGCGCAGCACCAGCAGGTCGACGGTGTAGGCGAAGCCGAGCAGGAGGATCGCCAGCAGCCCGGCGAGGGTGCCCGCCAGCGGCCACATCCAGCGGCTGTCGAGCACCTGCGCGGCGTGCAGGTCGATGGCGCTGAGCACGTGCCAGCGCAACTGCGGGATGTAGGCCATCGCCAGCAGCTGTTCCTTGCCGTCGAGCGTCGCCCACATCGTTTCCACTTCGCCGGGGTTGGCCTCGGCCTGGCGCAGGGTCTGGCGCAGGGCGGCGCGGTCCTGGTCGCTGCCGAGCAGGTCGAACACGCGGTGCTTGGCCTTGGCGCCGGCGCCGGAGGAGAAGGCGATCATGCGCGTGTCCGGGTGCGCCTGGATGGCGCCGTCGGGGTCGACGATCATCGGCGTCACCCCGGCCTCGCGGCGCGAGATGAACTGATCGAGGAACTCGGTGAGATCCAGGCCGCCGCCGGCCAGGCCGACCTTTTCGTTGCCGGCGCGGACCACCATGTTGAACCAGACCTTGGTGACCTTGAGCTTGGCGTCGTAGTTGACGTTGATGTTGTACGACTCGCCGCGCGCCAGGGTGTCGAAGTACCAGCGGTCCTGCGGGTCGTTCTCGCTCAGGGTGTAGCGCGGGGAGTTCGAGAGCGGCGAGCTGGAGTCGTTGAAGTAGTAATGGCGCGAGGCGTCCACCACGACGAAATAGGAGTAGTTGCGCTGGTCGGCGCGGTAGCCGTCGGCTTCGCGGAAGAACAGCGAGCGGCGCGCCGGATCGTTCTCGTCGAGCATCCAGTCCTGCGTCACCACGGACTCGGCCAGCCGACGCGAAAGCGCCAGCTCGCGGATCACCGGAGCGATGATCTTCTGCTGGTTGAGCAGGGTGAAGTTCCTCGCGAAGGCGAGGCCGAAATGTGTGCGGATGTCTTCCATCGCCTTCCAGCCCAGCAATACCGCCGGTACCAGTGCCAGAAGACAGGCGATGAGCAATGCCACCACCGATTTACCGCGCAACCCCCATCTTGCCGCCATGGCTCTCTCAATTCTCCTCGTCGCCCGCCGTCTGCCGGTCTTTTGGCGAAAGCTCAATTGTGCAGTTTGTATACGGGCACAATCAAACCAAATTGATGGCGGAACGCCATAATTCTGACGTCACACAATCGACTCTCAGGAGTCTAGCCATTGTCTGAAATATCGCTTAGATGGCGTTTGGGTTTCGTGCACCACTAGACGCGATTTCCTCCACCGCTCTGCCGGGCCTGTTGCAGCAGGGCGGCGGCGATGCGTTCCAGCGGCAGGACTTCCTTCGCCGCGCCCAGCTCCACCGCCTCGCGGGGCATGCCGTAGACCACGCAACTGGCCTCGTCCTGGGCGATGGTGTGGCCGCCGGCCTGACGGATGGCCTGCAGGCCCCGCGCGCCGTCCTTGCCCATGCCGGTGAGCAGCGCCGCCAGCAGGTTGCGCCCGGCGCAGCGGGCGAGGGAGTCGAACATCACGTCCACCGCCGGCCGGTGGCCGTTGACCGCTGCCTCGTGCTGCAGGTGCACCACGTAGTTGGCGCCGCTGCGGCGCACTTCCATGTGGAAGTCGCCGGGAGCGATGAGTACGTGGCCGGGGAGGATGCGGTCGCCGTCGCGGGCCTCGCGTACGCAGAGGCGGGTCTGGCGGTCCAGCCGTTCGGCGTAGGATCTGGTGAAGCCCGGCGGCATGTGCAGGGTGACCACGGTGCCGGGGCAGTCCGGCGGCAGTCCCAGCAGCACTTCCTTGATCGCCTCGGTGCCGCCGGTGGAGGCGCCGATGGCGATGATCTTCTCGGTGCTCAGCAGCGGCCCGCCGGCGGTGGCACTCGCGCCGGTGGCCACGCTGGGCCTGCGCATCCGCGCGCGGGCGGCGGTCTTGAGCTTGGCGCGGATTTCCTCGGCGTAGGCCTGCATGCCTTCGGCGATGCACAGGCGCGGCTTGGCGATGAAGTCGATGGCGCCCAGCTCCAGCGCGCGCAGGGTGGCCTCGGAGCCCGTTTCGGTGAGCGAGGAGATCATCAGCACCGGGGTCGGCCGGCCCTTCATCAGCTTGTCGAGGAAGGTCAGGCCGTCCATGCGCGGCATTTCCACGTCGAGGGTGATCACGTCCGGCGAGTGCTGCTTGATCAGGTCGCGGGCGGCGAAGGCATCCGGCGCGCAGCCCACCAGGTGCAGCTCCGGGTCGCCCTGGATGATGTCCTTGAGCAGGCTGCGGACCAGCGCCGAATCGTCGACCACCAGAACCCTGATCGTCATGCCGCCCTCCCTTCAGAACAGATCGATGGTCCCGCCGCGCGTCTGCCGCGACAGTTGCTGACGGTATTGCCGCTCGCGCTGCAGCAGCGTGTCGTTGGCCAGCACGCGCAGCTTGCGCACCAGCACCCGGCCGCTGCCGGGGAAGAAGTAGACCTTGCGCGGGTGCACGTCGAGCAGGTCCTGGGCGAGCACCGGAATGCCCTCGGCGCCCAGGTAGTCGAGGACGAACTCGACGTTGCGCTGGCCGACGTCGGCGCTGAGGTTCTGCAGCACCGAGCCGCCGCCGAACACCTTGGCCTCGAAGTTCCGCCGCTGGGCGCCACGGCGCACCAGGGCGCTGATCAGCAGGTCCATTGCGTGCACGCCGTAACGCCCGGAGCTGGACAGCAGGCGGCGGGTGCCGGCGTCGCCGGGCAGCATGAAGTGGTTCATCCCTCCCAGCCCGCTGCTGCGGTCGCGCAGGCAGACCGAGACGCAGGAGCCGAGCACGGTGACGATCATCAGTTCCTCGGCGGTGACGAAGCATTCGCCGGGCAGCAGCTTGACCGCGTCCATGCCGAAGCGTGGGTCGTGGTAGCGGTTGAGGGGCGCGTAGGCTGCGCTCATCTCAGGCCGACCCCGCCGCCTGGTAGGTGGTGCGGCCCACCGAGCGCACCAGGTGGTTGGCGTGGACGAAGTTTTCCGAATGCCCGGCGAACAGCAGCCCGCCGGGGCGCAGCAGGCCCACCATGCGTTCGAGCAGGCGGGTCTGGGTCGGCTTGTCGAAGTAGATCATCACGTTGCGGCAGAAGATCGCGTCGAGCCCGCCACTGATGCCCCAGTGGGCGTCGAGCAGGTTGATCTGGCGGAACTCCACCAGTTGCCGCAGTTCGCCGACCACCCGCGCCTTGCCGGTGTTGTCGCCGGTGCCGCGCAGGAAGAAGCGTTTCTTCTGGCTGCTGTCCAGCGCTTCCAGGCGCTCCATCGGGTAGATGCCCTGGCGCGCGCTGTGGAGCACGCCGGTATCGATGTCCGAGGCCATGATCTGCACTGGCGGGGTGAAGCTGCCCAGGGCGTCCACCAGCGTCATGGCGATGGAGTAGGGCTCTTCGCCGGTGCTCGAGGCGGTCGACCAGATGCGCAGTGGACGGTGGTCGCGCAGCTGTTCCTCGGCGAAGCGCGCCAAGTGCTCGAAGTGGTGGCGTTCGCGGAAGAACGCGGTGAGGTTGGTGGTCAGCGCGTTGACGAATTGCTGCCACTCTTCCTCGTGGTCCTCCAGGTAGGCGAAGTACTCGGCGAAGCTGTTCAGCCGCAGGTTGCGCAGGCGCCGGGAAAGGCGGCTGTAGACCAGTTGTTGCTTGTTCTCCGAGAGGCTGATGCCGGCGTGCCGGTACAGGCGTTCGCGCACCTGCTGGAAGTCTCGGCGGGTGTAGTGGAACTCATGGTCGGGGGCCGGCAGGTCAATGTTGGGCATGGGGTCGATCCGTGTGTTCTGGGCGCGTCATTCGAATTTCTGGATGCTCGGGGGAGTCTGGCGCGGTGGCCTTGCCCTCACCCCCAGCCTTCTCTCTCGGGAGAGGGTCAGGGTGAGGGGGCTCTTACGGCCCCCTGTCCCCGGTGAAGAGCCCCTGCATACCGGGCTCATCTCCAACCTTCCCTGGTCCGCTCGCGGCGACCGGCCCTCCCATTGCTCCGGCCGCCGCCATCCCTGCGCCCCGCCCGATCAGAACTCTTCCCAATCCTCTTCCTTGCCCTTGGCCCGCACCGCCTTGGCCACCCCGCGCGCGGCGCGGGAGGCGTGCGCTGGCGCCTCGGCCCGCGCCGGGCGGGCGACGGCCAGGGGCACCACGGTGGCCGAGGTGTCGAGCTTGAACACCGAAACCGACTGGTTGAGCAGCCCGGCCTGCTCCTGCAGGGCCTCGGCCGAGGCCGCGGCCTCTTCCACCAGGGCGGCGTTCTGCTGGGTCATCTCGTCCATCTGCGACACCGCGCCGTTCACCTCCTCGATGCCGCTGCTCTGCTCGGCGGAAGCGGCGGCGATCTCGGCCATGATGTCGGTGACGCGCTTGATCGCCACCACGATGTCGCTCATGGTCTGGCCGGCCTGGGCGACCAGGGTGTTGCCGTTCTCCACCTTGTCCACCGAGTCGTTGATCAGCGTCTTGATCTCCTTGGCGGCGGCGGCCGAACGTTGCGCCAGGGTGCGCACTTCCCCGGCCACCACCGCGAAGCCACGGCCCTGCTCGCCGGCACGGGCGGCTTCAACCGCGGCGTTCAGTGCGAGGATGTTGGTCTGGAAGGCGATGCCGTCGATCACGCCGATGATGTCGGCGATCTTGCGCGCCGAGTCGTTGATGGCCGACATGGTGCCGACCACCTTCTGCACCACGCTGCCGCCTTCGGTGGCGACTTCCGAGGCGTTCACCGCCAGCGAGTTGGCCTGGCGGGCGTTCTCGGCGTTGAGCTTCACCGTGCTGGTCAGCTCCTCCATGCTCGAAGCGGTTTCCTCCAGGCTCGAAGCCTGCTGCTCGGTGCGGGTGGACAGCTCGGCGTTGCCGCTGGCGATCTCGCTGGCGGCGGTGTGGATGGTGTCGGCGGCCTCGCGGATCTGCCCGAGCATGCGCGACAGGCTCTGCGCGGTTTCGTTGGAGTAGTCCTTGAGCTCGCCGAAGGTGCCCTGGTAGTCGGCGTCGATGCGCTGGGTCAGGTCGCCCTGGGCCAGCGCGCCGAGCATCCGGGTGACGTCGCGCAGGCCCTTGTCGGCGGTCTCCACCAGGTTGTTCAGGCCGGTGGCCAGCTTGAGGAAGAAGCCGTCCTTGTTGGACGCCTCGATGCGCTTGCTGAAGTCGCCGCCGGCGGCGGCCTCCACCAGTTGCGAGACCTCCTGTTCGGCGCGGAACTCCTCGGTGCGGTCGGTCCATTGCACCGCCGAGCCCAGGCGCTCGCCGGCATCGCTGAACACCGGCACCACGTCCAGGGCGAAGCGCCGGCCGCCGAGGTTCAGCTCGGCCTGGTAGCGTCCGCTGAGGTGGGCGAGCAGGGTGCGCTGGTGTGCCGGGTTCTTGTGGAACATGTCGATGTTGGCGCCCATCAGGCGGCTGGCGTTGAAGTTCGGCAACTGCTTGCGGATGTCCGCCTCGGCGCGGCCGAGCATCTCGCTGACGGTGCGGTTCATGTAGATGATGTCGAGGTCGTTGTTGGCGATCATCACGTTGGCCGAGACGTTATCCAGCGCGCTCTTGATCCCGGCGTTGTACTCGGCGGCGTCGGCGCTGGCCCTGAGGCTGGCGCGCACGCCGTCGATGGCCTCGGTGATCATCGCCTTCTTGCCCGGCAGACGGTCCATCTCCGGCGAGAGGTCGCCCTTGCCGTAGGCGGTGACGGTGGCCACCACCTTCATCTTCACCGCGATGTGCGAGGCGACCAACTCGTTGATGCCCTTGGCGATGTGTGCCGGGCGGCCGCTGAGCCTGTCCGCCGGGATCACTTCGTCGATCCAGCCCAGCTCGTGCTGGTGGCTCATCTCGGCAAGGCCGGCCTCCAGGGCCTCGTTCTGCGCCAGCTCCGCGCGCTGCTCGCGCAGGGTGCGCTGCACGCTGCGCAGGCCGTCGTAGAGGCGCTCGTAACCGGGCGCGGGGGCCTCGCCGATGGCGACATCGAGGTTGCCGTCGACCAGGCTGTGGAGAAGGGCGGTGATGCGGTCGGCGCGTTGCTGCGCCACGGCGTGTGCGTTGAACAGACCCATTGTCGTTATCCTCGGCTCAATCTTTTTTTGTCGTGTGGCAGTCAGGCGGCGGCTTCATCGACCAGCGCCATCTCGCGGCTGGTCATGAGTTTTTCGATGTCCACCAGGATCAGCATCCGCTCGCCCGCGGTGGCCAGGCCGAGCAGGTATCGGGTATCGAAGCTGGCGGCGAACTCCGGCGGCGGCTTGATCTCCTCGCCGGCCAGGGCGATCACGTCGGAGACCGAATCCACTACCGCGCCGACGATGCGCCGGCCGACGTTGAGGATGATCACCACGGTGAACTGGTCGTAGCTGATGTCGGCCAGGTTGAACTTGATGCGCAGGTCGACGATGGGCACGATGGCGCCGCGCAGGTTGATCACGCCCTTGATGAAGGCGGGCGCGTTGGCGATCGCGGTGACCTGGTCGTAGCCACGGATTTCCTGCACCCGCAGGATGTCGATGGCGTATTCCTCGCGGCCCAGGGTGAAGGTCAGGTACTCCTGCGCGGGGCTGG
This Pseudomonas sp. ATCC 13867 DNA region includes the following protein-coding sequences:
- a CDS encoding methyl-accepting chemotaxis protein — its product is MGLFNAHAVAQQRADRITALLHSLVDGNLDVAIGEAPAPGYERLYDGLRSVQRTLREQRAELAQNEALEAGLAEMSHQHELGWIDEVIPADRLSGRPAHIAKGINELVASHIAVKMKVVATVTAYGKGDLSPEMDRLPGKKAMITEAIDGVRASLRASADAAEYNAGIKSALDNVSANVMIANNDLDIIYMNRTVSEMLGRAEADIRKQLPNFNASRLMGANIDMFHKNPAHQRTLLAHLSGRYQAELNLGGRRFALDVVPVFSDAGERLGSAVQWTDRTEEFRAEQEVSQLVEAAAGGDFSKRIEASNKDGFFLKLATGLNNLVETADKGLRDVTRMLGALAQGDLTQRIDADYQGTFGELKDYSNETAQSLSRMLGQIREAADTIHTAASEIASGNAELSTRTEQQASSLEETASSMEELTSTVKLNAENARQANSLAVNASEVATEGGSVVQKVVGTMSAINDSARKIADIIGVIDGIAFQTNILALNAAVEAARAGEQGRGFAVVAGEVRTLAQRSAAAAKEIKTLINDSVDKVENGNTLVAQAGQTMSDIVVAIKRVTDIMAEIAAASAEQSSGIEEVNGAVSQMDEMTQQNAALVEEAAASAEALQEQAGLLNQSVSVFKLDTSATVVPLAVARPARAEAPAHASRAARGVAKAVRAKGKEEDWEEF
- a CDS encoding chemotaxis protein CheW yields the protein MSATEASLAASPAQEYLTFTLGREEYAIDILRVQEIRGYDQVTAIANAPAFIKGVINLRGAIVPIVDLRIKFNLADISYDQFTVVIILNVGRRIVGAVVDSVSDVIALAGEEIKPPPEFAASFDTRYLLGLATAGERMLILVDIEKLMTSREMALVDEAAA